The Candidatus Desulfatibia profunda genomic interval GTCTTCCAGAGATTTATAACAGCGCGGATCTGTTTGTTTTGTCTTCGCTGTATGAGGGCCATCCCCTGGTGGCACTGGAGGCCATGGCTTGCGGAACCCCCACAATTGTTTCGGATGCGTCTCCAGATATCGGAATTCCAAGATTTGAAAGGGGTAGTGTTGTAGGATTACATCAAGTATTATTCAAAACCCTCTCTTCGGAAGAAGCGCTGAGCAGGTTGTCGGAAACCTCGCTGGCCATCAGTAAAAACTACAGCTGGGACAATGTTATCGATCAGACCTTTACCTTTATCCGCAAATTTAGTTAGCTGCTATTTATGAAGTCGAATCGTTTTTATAAGGCTTTTTAAGGAGCGAAACACTCGCCTGATTTCATCAACATCTTTCATGTGCCGCAGGGTCTGAAAAATAAACTTCGGCCTGAAATAGAATTCTTTATACGCCCGGGACAGAATGTGTCCAAGTTCTTCTCTTTCCATATCCAAGGTCTTAACCACCGGACCGTGAGTCATGTCAAACTCCTTGAAACTCTTGGCCAATAAAAGATTTTTATCCAAAGCGTAGTCGTATAATGAGGTTCCCGGATAACACATATTAATGGAAAACTGCACCTGGTCGGGAGACAATCTCTTGGCAAAGCTGATGGTCTCTTCAATCGTTTTTCTGGAATCAAACGGAAAGCCGAACATAAAGCCGCCCAGGGCCTGAATACCGTGTTTTTTTAC includes:
- a CDS encoding radical SAM protein, with product LIWTCNGRVDNLDDEVLAEMKASGCKMIRLGVESGSQDVLDKIRKGLTLRQIEDGFRLVKKHGIQALGGFMFGFPFDSRKTIEETISFAKRLSPDQVQFSINMCYPGTSLYDYALDKNLLLAKSFKEFDMTHGPVVKTLDMEREELGHILSRAYKEFYFRPKFIFQTLRHMKDVDEIRRVFRSLKSLIKTIRLHK